The genomic DNA CAACGGCCCGCGCCCAAGGCACATCGCACAAGCTCGCTTTGGACCTCGACGGCGGCAGCAGCTCGCACTTGATCGACGCCATCGAGCAGCTTCGACAGCTCTGCTGGCGACGAGCAGGGGTGGAACGATCCGCCGTTGGACTGCGCCAGGCCATCGGCAAAGTCAAAACCGACGAACAGCACCTGGAGCAGCAGGCGCTGCTGCAAGCCCTCCTACGGGAGGACCCCTGTGCCCCCAGGCTTCTAGCTGAGAGCAGCCGACGCGATCTGAACCTGTTGCTGGATCTCCACCACAGGTTGCTGACCAGCCGTCTGATGCTGGAGGCCTGCATGTTTCGCGAAGAAAGTCGAGGAGGCCACTACCGCAGCGATGCTCCCGCCCCGCAGCCGCAATGGATGCAGCATTCCCGGCAGCAACGGCAGCGGGGCATCATCACCCGTGCCGTCCGGGACTAAGAGCATTCCTGATTCAGAAGTCGGTGTCGTCCTTGTAGCCGCTGAGTTCCGCCAGGGCATCGAGCCCTTTCACTCCAGAATCAATGCTGCCGTTGATCTCCCAGCTGGGGAAACCCTCCAATCCTTTGCTGCGGCAAAGGTCGGCCTGGTTGTTCTCACCATCCGGCGCACACTCCACCACCCTCAGCTGATCGGAGGCCTCCTTGCCGAACAACTCCTTCTGTTCATGGCAGTGGGGGCACCAGTAGGCGGAATACATCACGGCGCCGCTGCTGGTGAGGTGCTCAGCTAAAGCAATGGAAGCTGGCGTGCTCTTGGTGGTGACAAGCGGTGCAACGCCAGATCCGCTGGCCACGGCCTCGGGCCGATTCGGATCCACCACAGACGCCCAGATCAAGCCCCCCAACAGCACCGCCAGGGCAAGAAGCACGCCGCGAAATAGCAGCTGCCCCAAGTCGTCCCAACCACCACCAACGATGGACAGCACGAACAGGGCCAGAGAAAGGCCAGCAGAAAGAACGCAGAAGAAGCAGAAGGCCTGAATCTTGAGCAACATCACCCCCAGCAGCACGCCGCTGAAGACAGCCATGGCCAGAGAGACCGTGAACAGGCCCCACCAGGTGCGGCGAGACAGGTCGCTCTTGTTTTCCTGCAAGCCCGGTAACAAGGGCAGCAATGCCATCAGCAGCACGGCCCCGTAGGCCAACACCCCCACCATCGACAGCGGAATCCCGGCGAAGAGCGTCCCCCAGGCACTGTTGAGCACCTTGTCGCAGCCATCGGCCCCCATCGGACAGGTGAGGTTGCCAAGCAGACCCCAGCGCTTCAGGGTGATCGAACCGGTGTCGATCAACCCTGCAGTGGCCAGCACCGCCATGGCAATGCGGGCCCACTTAGCGCCGGAATCCTGGCGGCGACGGCTGACGAGACGGGTGGTGCCCATCCTTGATCTTCAAGTGATCGGATTCTGTCAGCTCTGACGTGATCAGGCCGCTTCGTAGGCTGATCCTTGGCCTGCCGGCGACGTGATGACAAGCACCCCGACGAAACCGACGGTCGCCTTTGCCCACCTGGGCTGCGAAAAAAATCGGGTAGACACCGAACACATGGTGGGGCTGCTGGCGGAAGCGGGCTATGGCGTCAGCACCGATGAGCGCGATGCCGCCGTGGTGGTGGTGAACACCTGCAGCTTCATCCAGGACGCCCGCGAAGAATCGGTGCGCACCCTGGTGGGTCTGGCGGAACAGGGCAAGGAATTAATCATCGCGGGATGCCTGGCCCAGCATTTCCAGGAGGAGTTGCTGGAGTCGATCCCCGAGGCCAAAGCCATCGTGGGCACCGGCGATTACCAGCACATCGTGGATGTGCTGCAACGGGTTGAAGCGGGGGAGCGGGTGAACCAGGTCAGCGCCGTCCCCACCTTTGTAGGTGACGAACACCTGCCACGCCAGCGCACCACCGACCAAGCAGTGGCCTTCCTCAAAGTGGCTGAAGGCTGCGACTATCGCTGCGCCTTCTGCATCATTCCGAAGCTGCGGGGAGATCAGCGCAGCCGACCGATTGAATCGATCGTGGCCGAAGCCCACCAACTGGCCGAACAGGGGGTGCGGGAGCTGATCCTGATCAGCCAGATCACCACCAACTACGGCCTTGACCTTTACGGCAAACCCAAGCTGGCGGAACTGCTGCGGGCCCTGGGCGAGGTGGAGATCCCTTGGATCCGGGTGCACTACGCCTATCCCACCGGTCTGACCCCAGATGTGCTGGCGGCTTACAGGGAGGTGCCCAATGTGGTGCCTTATCTCGATCTGCCGTTGCAACACAGCCATCCGGAGGTGCTTCGGGCGATGAATCGCCCCTGGCAGGCGGATGTGAACGACCGCCTGCTGGATCAGATCCGCGAACAACTCCCCGACGCGGTGCTGCGCACCACGCTGATCGTGGGGTTCCCCGGCGAAACCGAAAAGCACTTCCAACACCTGATGGGCTTCCTTGAACACCAGCGCTTCGATCACGTGGGTGTGTTCACCTTTTCCCCCGAGGACGGCACGGCAGCTGCCGACCTGCCCGATCGCGTCGATCCCGAGGTGGCTCAGGCCCGCAAGGATGCCCTGATGGCTCTGCAACAACCGATTTCGGCGGAACGGAACAGCCGCTGGGTAGGGCGCACTGTTGACGTGCTGATCGAACAACACAACCCGCAAACCGGCGAGATGATCGGTCGCTGCGCCCGCTTTGCACCCGAAGTGGACGGTGAAGTGCGGGTGCAACCCGGCGACGATGGTCAGCAAGCCGCTCCAGGCAGCCTGGTGCCAGTGGAGATCACCGGGGCCGACATCTACGACCTCAGCGGGCGGGTTGTTGGTGCCCGCGCCATGGTGGCCGCAGCGAGACGCCAGGGTTGAGCCTTCTCCAACTGCGGGCCGGGCAGCAACGCCAGCTTTTTCTGATCGCCTCCGGCATGAGCACGGCGGGTTCTTTCGCCGGCATCACCGCCAAGGGCTGGATTCTGATGAAAGGGGGCGTGGATCCCTTCGTGCTTGCCTTGAACTTCGCCGCGCTATCGCTGCCCACACTGCTGGTGAGTGGTCCAGCGGGGGTGCGCACCGACCGCGTTGGCTGTGAACAGGTGCTGGTTCAGGCGCAATGGGCACTGCTGGCCGCTTCTGGCCTGGGAGCCCTGGCTATCCCGCTGCTGGAAGGCACAGCCCAGGTGCTGCTGCTGCTGTTCAGCACCCTGCTGGTAGGAATCGCCGGCGCCTACGAGCTCACGGCTCGCAACAAATACTGCTCAATTTTGGTGGAACGCCCCGACCAACTGGCGGGCTACCTCACGAGCTTTTCGGTGGTGTTCAACGTGGGCAAGCTGGTGGGTCCCCCGATCGGCGGGTTATTGCTGGCGGCCACTGGCCCGGCCTGGGCCCTGGGCATTGATGCGGCCAGCTATCTCCTGCCAATCGCCAGTGTGATGTTCTTGCTCAATCCGAATCGGGATCAGGAAGTGCGGAGCAGCGGCGGCCAAGACGCCAGCTTGCTCAATGCCTGGCGCCACTGCGGCAGCACCCTGCAAGGGATGCTCAGCTTCACCGCGGTGCTGTGTCTAATCGGGTTTTATCACCCGGGACTAGCCCCGTTAATTGCCTTCGATCAACTGGGGCCCAAGCCCACGGATCTGGGGCTGTTCACCAGCGTGCTGGCGGCCGGCAGCATCGTGGGCGGTCTGGTGTTGCAACGCAACAGCCAGCGTTTCTGCCGGCGCCCGTTCCTCACCCTCGGGGGCTTTGGCTTGATTACCGCAGTGGCCCAGCTGGGAATGGCCCGGACGCCAGGGCCTATCTTCAGCCTGGCCATGGCCTTTCTGATCGGCGCCGGCACAGCAGGGCTGCTGAGCAGCTGCAACTTGATCAGTCAGATCGGCTCACCGCAGGTGATGCGCGGTCGCATGGCTGGGCTCAGCCAGATCGCCTTCCTGGGCGGAGGCGGAATCAGTGGATTGATCGTTGCCCTGATGGTGATGTTCAGCAGCCTCTCTACGGCTTTCGCAGTCACCGGTTGCCTCAGCGCTGCTTTGGCTGTGCTCTGGATGCGAAAGCGAGGTGCGAAAACATTGGAACCGCTCAGATGAGCTTGATGCCCTTCAGCAGCTTGGTGAGCACAAAAGCCGTCACCAGACCGGAACCAACCAGGCCGAGATAGATGCCGACGCCCATGTGCAAGTACGGAGGTGACCACCATTAGATCACCCACTGGCCTGGGTTCAGGCCATTGCGCTTAGGGTTTGTGAACAGCTGATACCGATTGAAAGGTATCCCCAGCCGGGCCAGCCGGACGTTCCATCCACCAACGCCCGACGCCATGCGCGCTCTTTTCGTTTATCCAGAGTTCCCGAAGACCTTCTGGAGTTACGAAAAGATTCTCGAGCTGGTGAATCGCAAAGTGCTACTGCCTCCCCTGGGGCTGGTCACCGTGGCAGCACTTCTCCCTCAGGAGTGGGAGATGAAGCTTGTAGACCGGAATGTGCGGGAGGTGACGGACGAGGAGTGGAACTGGGCCGAACTGGTAATCATTTCAGGAATGATCGTCCAGAAGGACGACATGGCCGCGCAGATCAACAAGGCCAAACAGAGAGACCTTCCTGTGGCCGTTGGTGGCCCCTTCGCGAGCTCCACACCGGATGCATCGGAATTGGATTTGGCGGATTTCAAGATCCTCGATGAAGGGGAAATCACCCTGCCGATGTTCCTCGATGCCCTGGAACGGGGGGAGACCGGTGGTCGCTTCACCGCCGAGGGCGACAAACCGGATGTGACAGCCACCCCGATTCCCCGCTTCGACCTGCTGCAGCTCGAAGCCTACGACTCGATGAGCGTGCAGTTCTCGCGTGGCTGCCCCTTCAACTGCGAGTTCTGCGACATCATCGTTCTCTACGGCCGCAAGCCACGCACCAAGACCCCCGAGCAGTTGGTGGCAGAACTGCAATATCTGCACGACCTGGGCTGGCGGCGCTCGATCTTTCTGGTGGACGACAACTTCATCGGCAACAAGCGCAACGCCAAGTTGCTGCTGCCGCAAATCCGCAGCTGGCAGGAGGAGCGTGGGTACCCCTTTAGCTTCTCCACCGAAGCCTCCGTGGATCTGGCCGACGACGAGGAAATGATGCGGATGATGCACGACGCCCGCTTTGAAAGCGTCTTCCTGGGCATCGAAACCCCGGACGAGGCCAGTTTGGAAACGGCTCGCAAAGTGCAGAACACGCGCAACCCACTCGATGCCGCGGTGGACCGAATCACCGCCAACGGAATCCGCGTGATGGCGGGTTTCATCATCGGTTTCGACGGCGAGAAGGATGGCGCGGGTCACCGCATCGTGGAATTTGTCACCCGCACCGGCATCCCCGCCGCGATGATGGGCATGCTGCAGGCCCTGCCCAAGACAGCCCTCTGGGCACGACTGGAACGGGAAGGTCGCCTGATTCAGGGTGAAGACGCCGCCAAGGGCGTAAACCAAACCAACCTGCTCAACTTCCAACCAACCCGACCGATCCGCGACATTGCCAACGAGTACGTAGACGCGTTCTGCGCGCTTTACGAACCCAACGCCTACATGGATCGCGTTTACAGCTATTACCTGAAGATGGGGACACCCCGCTGGAAAGCCGCGGCCAAACTGCCCAGCTTGGTGGACCTCAAGGCGCTAACCATCGTGGTGTGGCGGCAGGGCATCAAGCGCAACACTCGAAACCGTTTCTGGCGTTACATGTTCGGCATGGCACGCAACAACCCAGCCCTGCTTGAACAGTTCCTGTCGGTCCTAGCCCACAACGAGCACTTTCTCGAGTACCGCTCGATTGTTCAGCAGGAAATACGCGAACAGCTGGAATCGCTTCCACCGGAGGAACCCACGGCAACAAAAGAACTGCAACCCGCCTGATTGTTAGTCCTGGACGTAGACCCTGCCATCGCGCAGGCACTGCTCGGCCTTCTGCAACTCCCTCCCCAGATAGAGAGCATGGTCGAGGCGACTGACTGGGTGTGGGTCTTCGCCTTCCGTGAGCTGAATGCCCAGCTGTTTGGCTGTATTGCCGCGGTAGACGACTGAGGGACGCCGTGGAGCATTGCCGCCGTCGCAACACAACACCTCACCGGTTTCCGAATCCCTGGCCAACCCCTTGTCATCAATGGTGTTGCCGTAATGCTCCAGCACCAGTTCGGCGGCTTCACGATCCAGCTTGATCAAGAAATAGCCACTGGGATCCAGAGCGATGAACCTCTGGGACAGTCGCTTATCCAGAGCATCCATCGCCGCCGCGGGGGATGCCGGTGCTTCCGGGGTGGTGGTCATCCCTTCAACCTACAAAGCCAAGGCCGGAGGTTCTGCTTTGAAGGGCAGCTCCGAATTGATGGCCTCGATCTCCTCCAGCATCAAGCCATTCACCTTGGGCAACCAGGTGCGGATCAATTGATCCATCTGGGGCTGGTACCAACGGTGCAGGCTGGCATGGGGTCGTGCGACAAAGCCTCTCCGCCGTTTGTGACTGCCGCCGGCTCCAGGGTCAAAGCTGAAGATGTCATTGGCGAGGGCCCATTCGATCGGGGAGTAATAACAGACTTCGAAGTGAAGACAATCAACCTCCTCGTGGCTGCCCCAGTAGCGGCCCCAGAGCTGACGACCGTCCTGCACGCACATCGACATCGCCACCGGATCGCGCGGGTCACCGCGATGGGCGGAAAAGAGCACCAGCTGATCGCGATGCAGCCGTGCCAACGCTTCAAAAAAGCCCTCCTCCAGGTACTTACTACCCCATGGTCCCCAGCGAGCACAGTGCTGCTCATAGAAACGATGCATGGTTTGCAACAGCGCAAGGTCCAGCTGGTCGCCGCTGAGGGGTGTGACGGTGATCCCGGCCTTGGCTACAGCCTTGCGTTCCCGCTTGATGTTGCGGCGCTGGTTGGCATTGAAGCCCTTGAGGTAATCCTCAAAACTCTGGCCATCGCCGCGGCTCCACAGACTTTGCTGATTCAGCCAGGCGGCACAGCCGGCGGCCTCCGCTAGGGGCCGCCACTGCGGATCCACATAGAGAAAATTGCAGCTGAGGATGCCGTTCTGTTCGCAGAAGCGATCGATCGCCCGCAGCAACTCCCGGGTGAGCAGAGCCTCGTCTTCTCCAGATCGCACATGGAAGCGGTAGCCCAGCACGGGGCTGACCGGACTCATGCCAAGGAGCTTGGGATAGTAACGCAGCCCCAGATCCGCCGCCAGACGGGCAAAGGTCTGGTCGAACACAAACTCGCCATAGCTGTGGCCCTTGAGGAACAGCGGAGCCACCGCAATCGGCGTGTCATCGCGCCAGAGGGCCAGATGCAGGGGCTGCCAGCCCTGCTCGGGGATGGTGCTGCCTGAGCTTTCCAATGCCTCCAGCCAGCTCCATCGGTAAAATGGGATCGCACCAGCTCCCACCAGGCTATTCCACTGCTGCTCCGGGATCTCGTTGATGGAGCGATGCCAACGGGCCGTGAGTGACGTCATTGCGACGGTGTCTTTGGCCTTTGTGCGGTGACCTTAACCAGGTCGGATCCGTTGGTAGCGAACAAGCCACTCCCCATCCCCGAGATCCTCAGCGCCCTCAGACTGCCAAGCACCCAGTTGCGTCAAAGCAGCTGGCAACCGCGCATCGGAGCAAGGCAACCAACTAAAGCGGCCGCCCAGGAGCTGGGGCACCAAGGTGAGCTGGAGAGTATCGACACAATCGGCTTGCAACAAATCGGCGCTGAGCTGGGCGCCACCCAGAAGCACCAGACGCTGAATCCCGGCTGCTCCAAGCTCATTGAGCCGCTCCGGCCAGGTTGGCGCCAAAGGCAACCAACGATCAAAGCCTTGATCCACTGGTTCAGGAGCCAGCAGCCAACGTTGAAGCGGCTGATCAAAAAAACGCCAGGTGCTCGAGAAGTCAGGGGATCGGCTGACAACCACAGCCGCCGGCTGCTCCGCCCGCCCCTCGCGACGTCGTTGCTCAAGCAGCTGAGGGTTGCGGATCAAGCAAGTGCACTTATGGGCCCGCAGGGTGCCGGCACCGATCAGGCAGGCATCCCCCCAGGCGAGCGCCTGCTCCAGAGCACGACGGTCACCCTCACCCCCCAGCTGGGCGGCACCCCCATCCGGCGGAGCCAAGCGGCCATCGATACTGATGGCCAGCACCAGCCGAACGAAGGGGCGTGAAGGGGTAGGGCGTTGGGGCATCAAGCCGTCGATCAGACGGCAGCCACGGCATCGAGAGCTGCCGGAGACATCTCCAGCTGGGGTGCTTCGGCATAAACCTCGGCCGCATTGTTCGGGCTCTCCTGCAGCCGCACTTTGTGGAGGCTGGCGCCGATGGCCTTGATGGGGCTGGAGAGACGATCAGCGATATGAAGGGCAATGTTCTCTGCCGTGGGAACGCACTCCTCAAAGAAGGGGACGTCTTTGTTGAGGAAGGTGTGGTCGAACGGCTCGACCACCAGATCATCCACGAGGCGCTGCAGCGCGGAGAGGTCGCAGACCATGCCGGTACGGGGATCGATCTCACCGCGCACAGTCACATCCACCAGGTAGTTGTGGCCATGACCGTGGGGACGGGCGCACTTGCCGTAGATCGCTTCGTTCTCCTCCTGGCTGAGCTCCGGGCGTGCCAGTCGGTGAGCGGCGGCGAAGTGGGTGCGGATGGTGAGGAAGGCGTCCATGGGATGTCCGAGATAGTCGGCCCAAAGGCCCGGTTGTTCGTAGAGGCGCAACGCCGTGATCGGCAGATGATGGCTGAGGCGTTGCCAAATCACCCGCACTAGGGCCTCGGTGGTGGGGAGGCAACCTGCAGGGGTGGAAACGTCAAATTCCGGCCAGGCCTCATTGAGGAAGCGGAAATCCAGCTGGCCCGTCACCTCATTGCGGATGGCGTGCTTCACCTCCGAAAGGTTGAGCACCATGCCGTCGACGTCCAGACCGCCAGCCATGGACACAATCAGCTCGTAGTTGTGGCCATGGCCAG from Synechococcus sp. MU1643 includes the following:
- the rimO gene encoding 30S ribosomal protein S12 methylthiotransferase RimO, with product MTSTPTKPTVAFAHLGCEKNRVDTEHMVGLLAEAGYGVSTDERDAAVVVVNTCSFIQDAREESVRTLVGLAEQGKELIIAGCLAQHFQEELLESIPEAKAIVGTGDYQHIVDVLQRVEAGERVNQVSAVPTFVGDEHLPRQRTTDQAVAFLKVAEGCDYRCAFCIIPKLRGDQRSRPIESIVAEAHQLAEQGVRELILISQITTNYGLDLYGKPKLAELLRALGEVEIPWIRVHYAYPTGLTPDVLAAYREVPNVVPYLDLPLQHSHPEVLRAMNRPWQADVNDRLLDQIREQLPDAVLRTTLIVGFPGETEKHFQHLMGFLEHQRFDHVGVFTFSPEDGTAAADLPDRVDPEVAQARKDALMALQQPISAERNSRWVGRTVDVLIEQHNPQTGEMIGRCARFAPEVDGEVRVQPGDDGQQAAPGSLVPVEITGADIYDLSGRVVGARAMVAAARRQG
- a CDS encoding dihydrofolate reductase family protein, which translates into the protein MPQRPTPSRPFVRLVLAISIDGRLAPPDGGAAQLGGEGDRRALEQALAWGDACLIGAGTLRAHKCTCLIRNPQLLEQRRREGRAEQPAAVVVSRSPDFSSTWRFFDQPLQRWLLAPEPVDQGFDRWLPLAPTWPERLNELGAAGIQRLVLLGGAQLSADLLQADCVDTLQLTLVPQLLGGRFSWLPCSDARLPAALTQLGAWQSEGAEDLGDGEWLVRYQRIRPG
- a CDS encoding DUF4346 domain-containing protein, yielding MTTTPEAPASPAAAMDALDKRLSQRFIALDPSGYFLIKLDREAAELVLEHYGNTIDDKGLARDSETGEVLCCDGGNAPRRPSVVYRGNTAKQLGIQLTEGEDPHPVSRLDHALYLGRELQKAEQCLRDGRVYVQD
- a CDS encoding 6-carboxytetrahydropterin synthase, with translation MTETKSPARHGQGRGCVITRRACFSASHRYWLPELSADDNAARFGPCALAPGHGHNYELIVSMAGGLDVDGMVLNLSEVKHAIRNEVTGQLDFRFLNEAWPEFDVSTPAGCLPTTEALVRVIWQRLSHHLPITALRLYEQPGLWADYLGHPMDAFLTIRTHFAAAHRLARPELSQEENEAIYGKCARPHGHGHNYLVDVTVRGEIDPRTGMVCDLSALQRLVDDLVVEPFDHTFLNKDVPFFEECVPTAENIALHIADRLSSPIKAIGASLHKVRLQESPNNAAEVYAEAPQLEMSPAALDAVAAV
- a CDS encoding MFS transporter, with amino-acid sequence MSLLQLRAGQQRQLFLIASGMSTAGSFAGITAKGWILMKGGVDPFVLALNFAALSLPTLLVSGPAGVRTDRVGCEQVLVQAQWALLAASGLGALAIPLLEGTAQVLLLLFSTLLVGIAGAYELTARNKYCSILVERPDQLAGYLTSFSVVFNVGKLVGPPIGGLLLAATGPAWALGIDAASYLLPIASVMFLLNPNRDQEVRSSGGQDASLLNAWRHCGSTLQGMLSFTAVLCLIGFYHPGLAPLIAFDQLGPKPTDLGLFTSVLAAGSIVGGLVLQRNSQRFCRRPFLTLGGFGLITAVAQLGMARTPGPIFSLAMAFLIGAGTAGLLSSCNLISQIGSPQVMRGRMAGLSQIAFLGGGGISGLIVALMVMFSSLSTAFAVTGCLSAALAVLWMRKRGAKTLEPLR
- a CDS encoding vitamin K epoxide reductase family protein, producing the protein MGTTRLVSRRRQDSGAKWARIAMAVLATAGLIDTGSITLKRWGLLGNLTCPMGADGCDKVLNSAWGTLFAGIPLSMVGVLAYGAVLLMALLPLLPGLQENKSDLSRRTWWGLFTVSLAMAVFSGVLLGVMLLKIQAFCFFCVLSAGLSLALFVLSIVGGGWDDLGQLLFRGVLLALAVLLGGLIWASVVDPNRPEAVASGSGVAPLVTTKSTPASIALAEHLTSSGAVMYSAYWCPHCHEQKELFGKEASDQLRVVECAPDGENNQADLCRSKGLEGFPSWEINGSIDSGVKGLDALAELSGYKDDTDF
- a CDS encoding B12-binding domain-containing radical SAM protein, encoding MRALFVYPEFPKTFWSYEKILELVNRKVLLPPLGLVTVAALLPQEWEMKLVDRNVREVTDEEWNWAELVIISGMIVQKDDMAAQINKAKQRDLPVAVGGPFASSTPDASELDLADFKILDEGEITLPMFLDALERGETGGRFTAEGDKPDVTATPIPRFDLLQLEAYDSMSVQFSRGCPFNCEFCDIIVLYGRKPRTKTPEQLVAELQYLHDLGWRRSIFLVDDNFIGNKRNAKLLLPQIRSWQEERGYPFSFSTEASVDLADDEEMMRMMHDARFESVFLGIETPDEASLETARKVQNTRNPLDAAVDRITANGIRVMAGFIIGFDGEKDGAGHRIVEFVTRTGIPAAMMGMLQALPKTALWARLEREGRLIQGEDAAKGVNQTNLLNFQPTRPIRDIANEYVDAFCALYEPNAYMDRVYSYYLKMGTPRWKAAAKLPSLVDLKALTIVVWRQGIKRNTRNRFWRYMFGMARNNPALLEQFLSVLAHNEHFLEYRSIVQQEIREQLESLPPEEPTATKELQPA
- a CDS encoding GNAT family N-acetyltransferase, producing the protein MTSLTARWHRSINEIPEQQWNSLVGAGAIPFYRWSWLEALESSGSTIPEQGWQPLHLALWRDDTPIAVAPLFLKGHSYGEFVFDQTFARLAADLGLRYYPKLLGMSPVSPVLGYRFHVRSGEDEALLTRELLRAIDRFCEQNGILSCNFLYVDPQWRPLAEAAGCAAWLNQQSLWSRGDGQSFEDYLKGFNANQRRNIKRERKAVAKAGITVTPLSGDQLDLALLQTMHRFYEQHCARWGPWGSKYLEEGFFEALARLHRDQLVLFSAHRGDPRDPVAMSMCVQDGRQLWGRYWGSHEEVDCLHFEVCYYSPIEWALANDIFSFDPGAGGSHKRRRGFVARPHASLHRWYQPQMDQLIRTWLPKVNGLMLEEIEAINSELPFKAEPPALAL